The Salvia miltiorrhiza cultivar Shanhuang (shh) chromosome 1, IMPLAD_Smil_shh, whole genome shotgun sequence genome has a window encoding:
- the LOC130987987 gene encoding uncharacterized protein LOC130987987 translates to MNQGEFTSEGGAEVYAAQSYPERPQSEQRPMFNQGQQSSNSGWRNQQNSGWRNQAPGQGSGSNQGHMQGHGQSSQFCQEPPLSRPPSTIATTKESCQEVQAVIEFLKPQVVFLELCSSRVAILTPQNLKRKALDDKLKEKEEREAFQVNIGDFGLAVMKCVMLDLKLQGIRAGGNSDFSDEMGKELSQMSVAAGLRFLNRAALKSLEEFGIEGSMKSPWKRCCYSCPW, encoded by the exons ATGAATCAGGGGGAGTTCACATCCGAAGGAGgggcagaggtctatgctgctcagagctatccggaGAGGCCTCAATCtgaacagaggcccatgttTAATCAGGGGCAACAGagctccaactcgggttggagaaatCAGCAGAACtcgggatggaggaaccaagcccctggccaagggtcgggatcaaaccaAGGTCACATGCAAGGACATGGGCAGAGTTCTCAATTTTGTCAA GAGCCGCCGCTGTCGCGGCCGCCTTCTACAATAGCCACCACCAA GGAATCTTGCCAAGAAGTTCAGGCTGTGATAGAATTCTTGAAACCCCAG GTTGTCTTTTTGGAGCTGTGCTCTAGTCGTGTTGCGATTCTTACGCCGCAAAACTTGAAG CGAAAAGCACTAGATGACAAGTTAAAGGAAAAGGAGGAACGAGAAGCATTTCAG GTTAATATTGGTGACTTCGGCTTGGCAGTTATGAAGTGTGTGATGCTTGATTTGAAACTCCAA GGGATTAGAGCAGGTGGGAACTCAGATTTCAGTGATGAAATGGGCAAGGAACTTAGCCAAATGAGTGTGGCAGCTGGGCTAAG GTTCTTGAACCGGGCAGCGCTGAAGAGTCTAGAAGAGTTTGGAATAGAAGGTTCCATGAAAAGTCCATGGAAAAGATGCTGCTATTCTTGTCCCTGGTGA
- the LOC130988061 gene encoding uncharacterized protein LOC130988061, translating into MEELDELRNEAYENARIYKDKVKKMHDRRVVQKDFHPGMKVLLFNSRLKLFPEKLKSRWIGPFIIKEVFNHGVLVLTKEGTDEHFTVNGHRVRPYLEHGVASVVVESQALHDPTF; encoded by the coding sequence ATGGAAGAACTTGATGAGTTGCGTAATGAGGCATATGAGAATGCACGAATCTACAAGGATAAAGTGAAAAAAATGCATGATCGTCGCGTTGTGCAAAAGGACTTCCACCCGGGCATGAAAGTGTTATTGTTCAACTCAAGGCTGAAACTCTTTCCGGAAAAACTCAAGTCCCGTTGGATTGGTCCCTTCATCATCAAAGAAGTATTTAACCATGGAGTCTTGGTGTTGACCAAGGAAGGCACCGATGAGCATTTTACAGTCAATGGGCATAGGGTGAGGCCCTATTTGGAGCATGGAGTTGCTTCCGTTGTAGTGGAGTCTCAAGCACTCCACGACCCGACGTTCTAA
- the LOC131006771 gene encoding uncharacterized protein LOC131006771 isoform X1 yields the protein MGFDFEERKSLLYADLFKIEENRENSSSIMPQWRSPSSSSACDSSSSGFTTPFGSELGSSESDDADFAAELSRQMAECMLHEEDEEEPNSVSHYGLNPNRPVLDHANRTPCVKLNNHSAVGDRVGVSRGRRVKGDELTQQMQTRKAERNYGRYRDAGRKRHTGSGMQAIFLGGPGSRNGSSGTGVFLPRVTNNPVEQKKKSGLSTVLIPTRVLEALELHFTRLSDSATPPLTTATSLCHASLRDEGMRSKGQGNIHTKFEMEAPNKVDEMQILPQEWTY from the exons ATGGGTTTCGATTTTGAAGAGAGGAAAAGTTTGCTGTATGCCGATTTATTCAAGATAGAGGAGAATCGTGAAAATAGTAGCTCGATCATGCCGCAGTGGAGGAGCCCGAGTTCGTCGTCGGCTTGTGACTCGTCGTCGTCCGGTTTCACCACGCCTTTCGGCTCCGAGTTGGGCTCGTCGGAGAGCGACGACGCCGATTTCGCTGCCGAGTTGAGTCGTCAAATGGCCGAGTGCATGCTTCACGAAGAAGACGAGGAAGAACCAAACTCGGTTTCTCATTACGGGTTGAACCCGAACCGCCCGGTTCTTGATCATGCGAACCGGACTCCATGCGTTAAG TTGAATAATCACTCGGCAGTTGGGGATCGAGTTGGCGTTTCGAGAGGCAGAAGGGTTAAGGGAGATGAGTTAACTCAGCAGATGCAAACTCGGAAAGCGGAGCGGAATTATGGGCGATACAGAGACGCGGGCAGGAAGAGGCATACCGGGTCGGGTATGCAGGCCATATTTCTTGGCGGACCCGGATCGAGAAACGGGTCATCCGGAACCGGTGTATTCTTACCTCGAGTTACTAACAACCCGGTTGAGCAAAAAAAGAAATCAG GTCTATCGACGGTTCTGATTCCTACGAGGGTTCTAGAAGCTCTCGAACTACACTTCACAAGGCTTTCAGACTCTGCAACCCCACCATTAACGACGGCTACATCTCTCTGTCACGCTTCACTTAGAG ATGAAGGAATGAGATCGAAGGGCCAAGGAAATATACATACAAAGTTCGAAATGGAGGCGCCAAACAAGGTTGATGAGATGCAAATACTACCCCAAGAATGGACTTATTGA
- the LOC131006771 gene encoding uncharacterized protein LOC131006771 isoform X2, producing the protein MGFDFEERKSLLYADLFKIEENRENSSSIMPQWRSPSSSSACDSSSSGFTTPFGSELGSSESDDADFAAELSRQMAECMLHEEDEEEPNSVSHYGLNPNRPVLDHANRTPCVKLNNHSAVGDRVGVSRGRRVKGDELTQQMQTRKAERNYGRYRDAGRKRHTGSGMQAIFLGGPGSRNGSSGTGVFLPRVTNNPVEQKKKSGLSTVLIPTRVLEALELHFTRLSDSATPPLTTATSLCHASLRVLQMKE; encoded by the exons ATGGGTTTCGATTTTGAAGAGAGGAAAAGTTTGCTGTATGCCGATTTATTCAAGATAGAGGAGAATCGTGAAAATAGTAGCTCGATCATGCCGCAGTGGAGGAGCCCGAGTTCGTCGTCGGCTTGTGACTCGTCGTCGTCCGGTTTCACCACGCCTTTCGGCTCCGAGTTGGGCTCGTCGGAGAGCGACGACGCCGATTTCGCTGCCGAGTTGAGTCGTCAAATGGCCGAGTGCATGCTTCACGAAGAAGACGAGGAAGAACCAAACTCGGTTTCTCATTACGGGTTGAACCCGAACCGCCCGGTTCTTGATCATGCGAACCGGACTCCATGCGTTAAG TTGAATAATCACTCGGCAGTTGGGGATCGAGTTGGCGTTTCGAGAGGCAGAAGGGTTAAGGGAGATGAGTTAACTCAGCAGATGCAAACTCGGAAAGCGGAGCGGAATTATGGGCGATACAGAGACGCGGGCAGGAAGAGGCATACCGGGTCGGGTATGCAGGCCATATTTCTTGGCGGACCCGGATCGAGAAACGGGTCATCCGGAACCGGTGTATTCTTACCTCGAGTTACTAACAACCCGGTTGAGCAAAAAAAGAAATCAG GTCTATCGACGGTTCTGATTCCTACGAGGGTTCTAGAAGCTCTCGAACTACACTTCACAAGGCTTTCAGACTCTGCAACCCCACCATTAACGACGGCTACATCTCTCTGTCACGCTTCACTTAGAG TTTTGCAGATGAAGGAATGA
- the LOC130987819 gene encoding uncharacterized protein LOC130987819, which translates to MESQSATIKRLETTVGQLFGTLNQMQQQQQPGKLHGQGLQPHQAQAVTVLRSGNVVNNKVEAPVEEPPKEARMEEQVKEPLRPRDEEKEKESEVKLHKAAKPYKPPVPYPSRLKNEKLDQQFTDFYNMLAKVNVNLPLLDVIRNIPAYLKFFKELASKKRRFEDNEKILVSEVANSIMQQPLPPKQRDLGIFVINIALGNGKEASGMLDLGAGINLMPYSIFKQLELGNLKPTRMCLQLADRSVRYPRGVVEDILVRVGGLIVPIDFVVLEIGEVHENGKEHTLLLGRPFMATTNTLIDVKNGTIKMTVLGESVSFSVHHNQAMPSSSLTNECSYIDAIDGLAELFFVQEQEVVEVFTGLADMEEFAREAEERERA; encoded by the coding sequence ATGGAGTCTCAGTCTGCCACTATCAAGCGTCTTGAGACAACCGTTGGGCAGCTCTTTGGGACCTTGAACCAGATgcaacagcagcaacagccAGGGAAGCTCCATGGCCAAGGATTGCAGCCCCACCAAGCTCAAGCAGTCACTGTCTTACGCAGTGGAAATGTGGTGAACAACAAAGTGGAAGCCCCTGTGGAAGAACCCCCCAAGGAAGCCCGCATGGAGGAGCAAGTAAAGGAGCCACTGCGGCCAAGAGATGAGGAAAAGGAGAAGGAGTCCGAAGTGAAGCTCCACAAGGCTGCCAAGCCATATAAACCACCGGTCCCTTACCCGAGCCGGTTGAAGAATGAGAAGCTGGACCAGCAATTCACCGATTTCTACAACATGCTGGCAAAGGTGAATGTGAACTTACCTTTGCTGGATGTGATCAGGAACATCCCAGCATATTTGAAGTTCTTCAAGGAGTTGGCCTCCAAGAAGAGGAGGTTCGAGGACAACGAGAAGATTTTGGTGTCCGAGGTTGCAAACTCCATAATGCAACAGCCCTTGCCGCCCAAGCAACGAGACCTAGGTatttttgtgattaatattgccttgggaaatggtaaggaggcctcgggGATGTTAGATTTGGGGGCTGGAATCAATTTAATGCCTTACTCCATTTTCAAACAACTAGAGTTAGGAAATTTGAAACCCACTCGCATGTGTTTGCAATTAGCCGATAGGTCTGTGAGGTATCCTCGTGGGGTAGTCGAGGATATCCTTGTTAGAGTAGGTGGTTTGATTGTGCCCATTGATTTTGTTGTGTTGGAAATAGGAGAGGTACATGAAAATGGCAAAGAGCATACTCTATTACTAGGAAGACCATTCATGGCCACTACTAACACGTTGATAGATGTTAAAAATGGCACCATTAAAATGACCGTGTTAGGAGAGTCAGTGTCTTTTTCCGTGCATCATAATCAAGCTATGCCATCATCTTCACTCACTAATGAATGTTCTTACATTGATGCTATTGATGGCTTGGCTGAGTTGTTCTTTGTGCAGGAGCAAGAAGTTGTTGAGGTTTTTACAGGGTTAGCGGACATGGAGGAGTTTGCCCGTGAAGCcgaagaaagagagagggcTTGA